A single window of Nicotiana sylvestris chromosome 3, ASM39365v2, whole genome shotgun sequence DNA harbors:
- the LOC104214399 gene encoding ATP-dependent Clp protease adapter protein CLPS1, chloroplastic, which yields MVMETAICGRVALSPHQIFQPKPGDTKPRQKQWTNRNTLMAMPIAGVGKGGGLLEKPVIEKTTPGRESEFDLRKSRKMSPPYRVMLHNDNYNKREYVVQVLMKVIPGMTVDNAVNIMQEAHYNGLAVVIICAQADAEEHCTQLRGNGLLSSIEPASGGC from the exons ATGGTAATGGAGACAGCCATTTGTGGCCGAGTTGCTCTTTCTCCCCATCAAATCTTCCAACCAAAACCTG GAGATACAAAACCTCGTCAAAAACAATGGACAAATCGGAACACATTGATGGCAATGCCTATAGCAGGAGTAGGCAAAGGTGGTGGGTTGTTGGAGAAGCCTGTTATCGAGAAAACAACTCCTGGGCGTGAATCTGAATTCGACTTGAG AAAATCAAGGAAGATGTCCCCGCCCTATCGTGTGATGCTGCACAATGACAACTACAACAAGAGGGAGTATGTAGTTCAAGTACTCATGAAGGTTATACCGGGGATGACAGTCGACAATGCTGTTAATATCATGCAAGAGGCGCATTACAATGGTCTGGCGGTGGTGATAATCTGTGCTCAAGCTGATGCAGAAGAGCATTGCACGCAGCTGAGAGGCAATGGTCTGCTAAGCTCCATTGAGCCTGCCAGTGGAGGTTGTTGA
- the LOC104214400 gene encoding protein ASPARTIC PROTEASE IN GUARD CELL 1-like codes for MAQFCLFFLLLLLFVPCALSRSLSSSNPHSQIFDVAESIKKTVQVLSPTSQTFQQEAITSTASNTSSISVSIYPRSALVKPRHKDYASLTLSRLERDSARVSSLTMKLTLSLTNFTHSDLKPVQTMLQPEDLQTPITSGASQGSGEYFTRLGLGQPAKEFYMVLDTGSDITWLQCEPCSDCYQQSDPVFNPSGSSTYSRVSCDDAHCSALEVSACGTNACLYQVSYGDGSFTVGEFATETVSFGNSGSFSKVAIGCGHDNEGLFVGAAGLIALGGGTLSLPSQIKASSFSYCFVDRDSASSSTLDFNSARPGDSVIAPLLRNSRRSTFFYVGLTGISVGGQMLSIPASVFQVDGSGNGGIIVDSGTAVTRLQTTAYNALRDSFVKFTQNLPSAGQFALFDTCYDLSSMTKVSVPTVALHFTGDKTLSLHPKNYLIAVDSSGKFCLAFAPTEGSLSIIGNIQQQGTRVSYDLASNLVGFSPDKC; via the coding sequence ATGGCCCAATTTtgcctcttttttcttcttcttcttcttttcgtcCCTTGTGCTCTCTCTCGCTCCTTATCATCTTCAAATCCACACTCCCAAATCTTTGACGTAGCAGAATCCATTAAGAAAACTGTTCAAGTTCTCTCTCCTACTTCTCAAACTTTTCAACAAGAAGCTATTACAAGTACCGCTTCTAATACTTCTTCAATCTCTGTTTCAATTTACCCTCGTTCAGCTCTAGTTAAGCCACGTCATAAGGACTATGCATCCCTCACTCTCTCTCGACTCGAACGTGACTCGGCCCGAGTTTCCTCACTGACCATGAAACTCACCCTCTCACTCACCAACTTTACTCACTCGGATCTCAAGCCGGTTCAAACCATGTTGCAACCCGAAGATCTTCAAACTCCTATTACTTCAGGAGCTAGTCAGGGGAGCGGCGAGTATTTCACTCGGCTCGGGTTGGGCCAACCGGCTAAAGAATTCTACATGGTTTTAGACACTGGCAGTGACATCACGTGGCTTCAATGTGAGCCGTGTTCCGATTGTTATCAGCAGTCGGATCCAGTTTTCAATCCGTCGGGTTCTTCCACTTACAGTCGGGTCTCTTGCGATGATGCTCACTGCTCTGCTCTTGAGGTCTCCGCTTGTGGTACTAACGCGTGTCTCTACCAGGTCTCGTACGGTGACGGCTCGTTCACCGTAGGAGAGTTTGCTACTGAAACGGTGTCCTTTGGGAACTCTGGTTCGTTCTCTAAAGTTGCTATAGGCTGTGGCCATGATAACGAAGGACTCTTCGTCGGCGCCGCTGGTTTAATAGCTCTAGGCGGCGGCACTTTATCTCTGCCATCTCAAATCAAAGCGTCGTCGTTTTCCTACTGCTTCGTGGACCGTGACTCTGCTTCGTCGTCGACGCTGGATTTTAACTCCGCACGGCCGGGTGACTCCGTAATTGCTCCGTTACTCCGTAACTCGAGAAGGAGCACTTTCTTCTACGTCGGACTTACTGGAATCAGTGTAGGCGGCCAGATGTTGTCGATTCCAGCGTCGGTATTCCAGGTGGATGGAAGTGGAAACGGCGGGATCATTGTAGACTCCGGTACGGCGGTGACTCGGTTACAGACCACCGCTTACAATGCTTTGCGTGATTCCTTCGTGAAATTCACTCAGAATTTGCCTTCCGCCGGGCAATTCGCCCTGTTTGACACTTGCTACGACCTGTCGTCCATGACGAAAGTGAGTGTTCCGACGGTGGCGCTTCATTTCACCGGCGATAAAACGCTGTCGTTGCACCCGAAGAATTACCTGATAGCGGTGGACTCGTCGGGGAAATTCTGCTTGGCTTTTGCTCCGACGGAAGGGTCCCTATCTATTATTGGAAACATACAGCAGCAAGGGACACGTGTCAGTTATGACCTGGCTAGCAACCTCGTTGGATTCAGTCCCGACAAATGTTAG